In the Acidobacteriota bacterium genome, one interval contains:
- the rpsG gene encoding 30S ribosomal protein S7, with translation MPRRREIPKREVVPDPVYGSALVTKFINTVMKEGKRSTAESILYRAFDIIKDKTGEDPVKIFKKAVDNVKPALEVKSRRVGGSNYQVPIEVNPTRRLSLSIRWLVLYSRTRGDGKTMHEKLANEFMDAANLRGGAVKKKEDTHRMAEANKAFAHYRW, from the coding sequence ATGCCACGCAGACGAGAAATTCCCAAGCGCGAAGTGGTGCCCGACCCGGTGTACGGCAGTGCGCTGGTCACCAAGTTCATCAATACCGTGATGAAGGAGGGGAAGCGCAGCACCGCCGAGTCGATCCTGTACCGCGCCTTCGACATCATCAAGGACAAGACCGGCGAGGATCCCGTCAAGATCTTCAAGAAGGCCGTCGACAACGTCAAGCCGGCGCTCGAGGTCAAGTCGCGCCGCGTTGGCGGGTCGAACTACCAGGTGCCGATCGAGGTGAACCCGACCCGGCGGCTCTCGCTGAGCATCCGCTGGCTCGTGCTCTACTCGCGGACCCGCGGCGACGGCAAGACGATGCACGAGAAGCTGGCCAACGAGTTCATGGATGCCGCGAATCTGCGTGGCGGCGCCGTGAAGAAGAAAGAAGACACGCACCGCATGGCCGAGGCCAAC
- the rpsL gene encoding 30S ribosomal protein S12 — MPTISQLVRKGRDKIVFKTKSPALQDNPQKRGVCVRVFTQTPKKPNSALRKVARVRLTNGIEVTTYIPGVGHNLQEHSLVLIRGGRVKDLPGVRYHVIRGTLDAVGVQGRKQGRSRYGAKRPKQ, encoded by the coding sequence GTGCCGACCATCAGCCAGCTTGTTCGAAAAGGGCGCGATAAAATCGTCTTCAAGACGAAGAGTCCCGCGCTGCAGGACAACCCCCAGAAGCGGGGTGTGTGTGTGCGCGTCTTCACGCAGACGCCGAAGAAGCCGAATTCGGCTCTTCGCAAGGTCGCTCGCGTGCGGTTGACGAATGGGATCGAGGTCACCACCTATATCCCCGGCGTCGGCCACAACCTCCAGGAGCACTCGCTGGTGCTCATCCGGGGAGGGCGCGTCAAGGACCTGCCGGGCGTCCGGTATCACGTGATTCGCGGCACGCTCGATGCCGTGGGTGTGCAGGGGCGCAAGCAGGGTCGCTCCAGGTACGGCGCCAAGCGGCCGAAGCAGTAG